The DNA sequence GACGGTGCCGACGAAGCGCTCGCCCACCTCGGGCACGTGCGGGTTCGCGATCGCGTTGATCGCCGCACGCGCGGCCTCCGCCGACGGGCCGTCGGTGGCGCCGATGTAGACCGTGCCGTCGTCCTCGATCGAGATGTCGGCGCCGGTCTCCTCCTGGATCTGGTTGATCATCTTGCCCTTGGGGCCGATGACCTCGCCGATCTTGTCGACCGGCACCTTGACCGAGATGACGCGCGGGGCGTTCGGGGACATCTCGTCCGGGACGTCGATGGCCTCGTTGATGACGTCGAGGATCGTCACGCGGGCCTCGTGGGCCTGGGTCAGCGCGCCGGCGAGCACCGAGGCGGGGATGCCGTCGAGCTTGGTGTCGAGCTGGATGGCGGTGACGAACTCGCGCGTGCCGGCGACCTTGAAGTCCATGTCGCCCAGCGCGTCCTCGGCGCCGAGGATGTCGGTCAGCGCGACGTAGCGCGTCTGGCCGTCGACCTCGTCGGAGATGAGGCCCATCGCGATGCCCGCGACAGGGGCGCGCAGCGGCACACCGGCGTTGAGCATCGACAGCGTCGAGGCGCACACCGAGCCCATGGACGTCGAGCCGTTCGAGCCCAGCGCCTCGGAGACCTGGCGGATCGCGTAGGGGAACTCCTCACGCGAGGGCAGCACCGGCACGAGGGCGCGCTCGGCGAGCGCGCCGTGGCCGATCTCGCGGCGCTTGGGCGAGCCCACGCGGCCGGTCTCACCCGTCGAGAACGGCGGGAAGTTGTAGTTGTGCATGTAGCGCTTGCGCGTGACCGGCCCGAGCGAGTCGATCTGCTGCTCCATGCGCAGCATGTTGAGCGTGGTCACACCCAGGATCTGGGTCTCGCCGCGCTCGAAGATGGCCGAGCCGTGCACGCGCGGGATGACCTCGACCTCGGCCGAGAGCGTGCGGATGTCGCGCGGACCGCGACCGTCGATGCGGATCTGCTCGGTGAGCACGCGGTGGCGCATGAGCTTCTTCTGCACCGAGCGGAAGGCGGCCGAGACCTCCTTCTCGCGACCCTCGAACTGCTCGCCCAGCTCGGCCAGCAGCTCGGCCTTGATCTCGTCGAGGCGGGCCTCACGGGTCTGCTTGTCGGCGATCGTCAGGGCCTGCGACGCGCGCTCGGTGGCGGCGGCCTCGACGGCGGCGTACGCGTCGTCCTGGTAGTCCGGGAACAGCGGGAACTCCTGGACCTCCTTGGCGGCCTGGGCGGCGAGCTGGGCCTGGGCCTCGCACAGCGCGCGCAGGAACGGCTTGGCGGCCTCGATGCCCTCGGCCACGACGGCCTCGGTCGGCGCCTGGACGCCCTCCTGGATGAGCCTCCAGGCGTCGTCGGTCGCCTCGGCCTCGATCATCGCGATGGCGACGTCGACGTCACCCGCGGCGTCGGTGACGACGCGGCCGGCGACGACCATCTCGAAGACGGCGCGCTCCTTGTCCGAGTACTTCGGGAAGGCGACCCACTGGCCGTCGATGAGCGCGATGCGCACACCCGCGACCGGACCCGAGAAGGGCAGGCCGGAGATCTGGGTCGACAGCGACGCGGCGTTGATCGCGAGCACGTCGTAGGCGTCGTCGGGGTGGATGGCCAGGACCGTCACGACGACCTGGACCTCGTTGCGCAGGCCCTTGACGAACAGGGGGCGCAGCGGGCGGTCGATCAGACGGCAGGCGAGGATCGCCTCGGTCGAGGGACGGCCCTCTCGGCGGAAGAACGAGCCGGGGATGCGCCCCGCGGCGTACATGCGCTCTTCGACGTCGACCGTCAGCGGGAAGAAGTCGAACTGCTCCTTGGGGTGCTTGCCGGCCGTCGTGGCCGACAGGAGCATCGTCTCGCCGTCGAGGTAGGCGGCGACTGAGCCGGCCGCCTGGCGGGCCAGACGGCCCGTCTCGAAGCGGACGGTGCGGGTGCCGAAGCGGCCGTTGTCGATGACGGCCTCGGCGAACTGGATCTCGGGACCCTCCACGGGTGCCCTCCCATCTGCGAGGGCGCCGGTTCCGGCGGTCTTCGATCGAGGCCCACCGACAGCCTCCGCGTGGAGCGGGGCGACGTTCGGGAGGCCACTACCGAGGACCGGACGGGAGCCCGGCGCGACATGGTTCTGCTACGTGACTACGGGTACATCTCACCAGAACGGCCCGGCCCCAGCGAGAGGGACCGGGCCGGTCTGGCGTCAGATGTCAACGGCGTGTGGCGTCCCGTGGGAGCGGGCCGCCGCCATCGCCGCCTACGGCTCGGCCGAGGAGCGTCAGCGACGCAGGCCGAGGCGCTCGATCAGCGAGCGGTAACGCTGGATGTCGATCTTCTGGAGGTAGCCCAGGAGGCGACGGCGCTGGCCGACGAGCAGGAGCAGGCCACGACGCGAGTGGTGGTCGTGCTTGTGCTCCTTGAGGTGCTCGGTCAGGTCCTTGATGCGCTGCGTCAGGAGCGCGATCTGCACCTCGGGCGAGCCCGTGTCACCCTCGTGGGTCGCGTACTCGGTGATGATCGCCTTCTTGGTGGCGTTGTCGAGCGGCATGTGGCTCTCCTCGGTGTCGTTGCGCGGTGCACCGGGGCTCTTCCACCGGGCGCTCTGGATCCGCGGCCGTTCGTACGGCCTGGTCATCCTACCAGCGCGGCCCTGCCCGTCCGGTCGCAGGGCGCGTGCGGCCCGTCACCCCAGCAGGTCGCGCGCCCGGTCGACGTCGGCGCGCATCTGCACGACCAAGTCGTCCACGCTGTCGAACCGCAGCGTCGGGCGCAGCCGCTCGACGAACTCGACGACGACCTCCTCGTCGTACAGGTCGAGGTCGTCGCGGTCCAGCACG is a window from the Xylanimonas ulmi genome containing:
- a CDS encoding polyribonucleotide nucleotidyltransferase → MEGPEIQFAEAVIDNGRFGTRTVRFETGRLARQAAGSVAAYLDGETMLLSATTAGKHPKEQFDFFPLTVDVEERMYAAGRIPGSFFRREGRPSTEAILACRLIDRPLRPLFVKGLRNEVQVVVTVLAIHPDDAYDVLAINAASLSTQISGLPFSGPVAGVRIALIDGQWVAFPKYSDKERAVFEMVVAGRVVTDAAGDVDVAIAMIEAEATDDAWRLIQEGVQAPTEAVVAEGIEAAKPFLRALCEAQAQLAAQAAKEVQEFPLFPDYQDDAYAAVEAAATERASQALTIADKQTREARLDEIKAELLAELGEQFEGREKEVSAAFRSVQKKLMRHRVLTEQIRIDGRGPRDIRTLSAEVEVIPRVHGSAIFERGETQILGVTTLNMLRMEQQIDSLGPVTRKRYMHNYNFPPFSTGETGRVGSPKRREIGHGALAERALVPVLPSREEFPYAIRQVSEALGSNGSTSMGSVCASTLSMLNAGVPLRAPVAGIAMGLISDEVDGQTRYVALTDILGAEDALGDMDFKVAGTREFVTAIQLDTKLDGIPASVLAGALTQAHEARVTILDVINEAIDVPDEMSPNAPRVISVKVPVDKIGEVIGPKGKMINQIQEETGADISIEDDGTVYIGATDGPSAEAARAAINAIANPHVPEVGERFVGTVVKTTSFGAFISLSPGKDGLLHISQIRKLVGGKRVENVDDVLSVGQKVQVEIGEIDPRGKLSLVAVTDEDDAQSEAPAEGAEPAEA
- the rpsO gene encoding 30S ribosomal protein S15, giving the protein MPLDNATKKAIITEYATHEGDTGSPEVQIALLTQRIKDLTEHLKEHKHDHHSRRGLLLLVGQRRRLLGYLQKIDIQRYRSLIERLGLRR